GCCTCCGCGTCGGGCCAGCTCACCGCGGCCCTGAAGCTGTGGCGCGGCCCGGCACTGGCCGACGTACCCCATGGGCGCCATCTCGGTATCGAGGTGACCCGGCTCCAGGAGAGCCGGCTCGGGGCACTGGAACGCCGTATCGGCGCCGACCTGCGGCTCGGCAGGCACCGCGAAGTGCTCGGCGAGCTGAGCGCACTGTGCGAGCACCACCCCCTGCACGAGAGTCTGCGGGCGCAGCAGATGCTCGCCTACTGCGCGGACGGGCGGTCGTCCGATGCGCTGATCTCCTACAAGCGCCTTCGCGAAACCCTGGTCGAGGAACTGGGCCTTGAGCCCTCTCCTCGAATTCAGCGGCTTCACCAGGCAATCCTCCGAGGTGAGGAAGCCATGGACGTGTGGAGTGGCCCCGGACGCCCGGGTGGTGCCGGCGCTCTCACCGGCTGACGCCGCACCCGGCACACCCGCTCCACGTCACTCCAGCTCCGATCAAGCGGCCTTCCAGCGGTGGTCGTGACGATCGGGACCCGCGTAGTCGAAACCCGGTGCGGTGTGAGGAGGCGGCGTGAACCAGTACCTTGCGGTGGCGCCCGGAATCTCGGAGTTGCCCGACCCGGCGCTCCGGCTGTTCTGCTTCCATCACGCGGGTGCGGGGGCTCTGGCCTTCGCCCGCTGGCGTCCCCGCTTCCCGCGGGACGTCCAGGTCCTTCCGGTCCGGCTGCCGGGGCGGGAGACCAGACTGCGGGAGCCGCGCATCACCGACTCCGCGCAGCTGCTCGCCGAACTCGACGCGAACCTGGGCCCGTTGCTCGATGTGCCGCACGCTTTCTACGGGCACAGCCTCGGCGCCCTGGTCGCCTACCGGTTCGCGCTCCATCGCACCCGTGCCGGGCACCGGCCGCCGGTGCTCGTCGGCGTCGGCGCGTGCGCCGCGCCTCATCTGCCCACCCCGCTCGTCGAGCAGGCGGATCTGCCCGACGACAGACTGCTGGCCGCGCTCGCGCGGTACGGCACCCTGCCGCCCTATCTCTTCGAGCGGCCCAAGTGGCTGGGCATTCTGCTCTCCACCATGCGCGACGACCTCCAGCTCGCACGGAGTCTGCGGGAGGGGTCCGGCGGAGCGCTGTCCACTCCGCTGCACGCCTTCGCGGGCAGCGAGGACATGGTCGCCACCGTTCCCACGGTTGCCGCATGGAGCCGCTACACCAGCGCCGCCTTCGATCTGCGGACTGTCGCCGGCGGCCACTTCTTCGTCCGCGGCGCGGACCTGCCCACCTTGCTCGCGGCACAACTGCGCCTTGTCGCCACACCCCGTCCGATCGCCTGAGCCTCAACGCCTCGAAGGGAGTAGCGGATATGGACATCAGCGTGCTGGGACCCTGCCGGGTCGTCCAGTCGGGAGTTTCTGTCGTCCCCACTGCAGTCAAACCACGCAAGGTCCTCGCCCTGCTCGCCATGCACCCGGACCAAGTGGTCTCGGTGGGCTCACTGGTGGAGGAGCTGTGGGGCGAAGCCCCGCCACGCAGTGTCCAGACCACCTTGCAGACCTACATCCTTCAGCTGCGCAACCTCATCGCCACCGCAATCGGCGGGGCCTGCCGGCCCGAGCTGCCGAACGGCGCCAAGAGCATCCTCGTCACCGAGTCGGGCGGCTATCTGCTCGACACCCAGGGCGGGGTCGTCGACGTCTGTGAGTACGAACGGCTCGCCGGGACCGGACATCGCGCCCTGGAGAGCGGCAACTGCCCGGTCGCGTCCGAATCCTTCCGGGGGGCGCTCGCCCTGTGGCGCGGCCCCGCACTCGTCGACGTCCAGTGCGGAGCGCTCCTCGAGATCGAGGCGACCCGGCTCGAGGAGTCGCGTCTGAGCATCCTCAACCAGCGTATCGAGGCCGATCTGCGGCTCGGCCGCCACCACGAGTTGGTGGGGGAGCTGTCCGGACTGTCCGCCCAGCATCCGATGCACGAGGACACCCAGGGGCAGTTGATGCTCGCGCTGTACCGCTCCGGGCGGCGCAGCAACGCGCTCGAGGTCTATCAGCGGCTGCGTACGGTGCTCTCCATCGAGCTGGGGCTCGACCCCTCGCCCCGTCTCCAGCATCTGCAGCGCGCGATGCTGGAGTCCTCACTCGAACTGGAGATCCAGTCCGAACTCGCGCGGGTGGGAGCCGGAGTCGGGGCAGGTGTCGGGCGGGGCCTGCGGGCGCGCTGAACGCTCACGCCCCGGTGGCCCGGCCGCCGGCCCCCCGCGCGTGCACGGCATCGGCCGGATCCTCCCGGCGCCGTAGCACCTGGGCCGACTGCCACATCCGGGCTGCCGCCCACTGAGTGTCCGATCCGCGGAAGCCCTCGCACAGCTGCGGCAGATGGGGCCGCAGCGCCTCCCGCACGGAGGGGGCGAAGTGGACATCGCCGGCCCGGTCGATACGCACCCCCTCGGCCGAGGTGAGCCGTTCGTTGTAGCCGACGGCGTCGGCGAGGCTGAGCCCGTACGGCAGATCGAGGTCGACCCGCCGCCGGGTGACCCGTGCGGGATAGCCGCCGGGCAGCCCCTGCGGTCCCGGCACGGCGGTACGCAGTTCCGGACCGCCGTGCAGTGCGGTGAGCAGGCGGGCCACCGTGTGCGCGGTGACCGGGTTCAGCGCCTCGCGCGGCACGCCCCGCTGCGGGGCCAGAAGCTGTCCCACGCCGCCCAGTTCATGGTTGCCGAGCCAGACCCTGGCCTCGTCGTCCGGGTGGTCGGGCCGGTGCAGATGACGGTGGTGCGCCAGCACCCGCAGCCCCCGGCGGGCCGCGGGTCCGAGTGCCGTCTCCACCGATGCGGTGATCAGCGTCCCGTTGCCCACGCCGCACACGACCGGCAGACCCAGCCGGTGCAGCAGCGGATTGACCGCGTCCGGATAGCAGGCGTTGACCAACTGCGCCTGTGGCGCGGCCTGCTGGAGCGCCCTGCCGACCCGCAGCGCGACGGCCGCCTGAAGAGGCAGCGTCGCCGCGAAGCCGCAGCGGTCGAGCACTCTCGTCCAGGCGGACGGCGTACGGTCCCGCTCCCAGGGCGAATGCCAGGACGCGCACACCAGCACCGTGCCCGGCCGGATCGCCGCCAGCCGCTCTCTCAGCAGTCCGTCGTCGGAGTCCAGCTCACCGGGGACGAACCGGCGCGGCACCCGGCAGAGTGCCGCCTCGGCCCGCGCCAGATAGCAGACGGACGAGGCCCGTCCGCTGTCCCGGCCGAGCACATGCACCTGGCCGGGCCCCTGCGCTGCGGGCGTGCGGGCGAGCGTGACACAGACGGCGCGGGCGAGCGAGCCCGTGCCGATGACGACGAGTGTGGGGGGTTCGTGTCGTCGGATCACCGGCCGGCCTCCCCGGCACGGGTACTGGCAGCGGCATCGGCCGGATCCGCCCAGGTGAGCACCGCGTTCTCCGCGGCACCCGCCCCGCCGACACTGATCACCCCGCGGGACGCCGACCTGTCGGCCTCGTCGGCGAGGAACCGCGCCCAGCAGCCGCCCGGCCGGTCGCCGAAGAGCATCGGACTGAGGACGGGCGCCACCTGAGCGGTGAACACAGCCCTCCCGTCGGTGAGTTCGAGATCGCAGGAGGCGGGCTCGACGTACTGCTGGACCACGCTGTCCGCGGCGGCGAACGCCGCCTCGACGGCCAGCCGCCAGTCGGCGGGCTCGGTGTGCCGGCCGACGAGGACCTCACGGCCCATCATGCCGATGGCCTTCTTGAGGACGAACCGTTCCTGCCGGCCGAGGAGCAGCTCGGAGAGGTCGTGGTCCCCGCCCTCCCAGCGGGTGCGGCCGGGCAGCGTGATGCGGGTCCACGGCAGATGGCGGTCGGCCACGGCGCGCTCGGCGCGGGTCATCCAGGGACGGCCCTCCGAAACGAGCGCCAGAGCCTTCTTGTTGGCGAGCAGCCCGCTGCTCTGCGGCGGAAGAAGAAGCAGCCCCGCGCGCTGCGCGTCATACACCGGCCGCAGACTCTGACCGCGTTCCGTCCAGTCGGCGGTGGCGAAATTACGCAGACCGAGCGGATAGCGCAGGTTGCCGGGACGTCCCAGCGCGTCCGGGAGCTGATCCGGTTCGAAGAAGTCGGCGGCGAAGCCGCGCCTGCGGAACTGCTCCAGCTCAATTTCCTGGAAGCGGACGTCGGCATCGTCCTGGAGATCGCCCAGACTTCCGATGATGGCGACCGCCCTGGGCAGCCGGCGGCTCGAGCACACATCCTCGAAGGCGCGCACCCGGGCGAGAAGCGGGTCGTGCCCGAAGAAGCGCTCACTGTGAGTTCGCTGCCAGACGGCGGTCAGACCGTGGGACTCGTTGGGGCCGCCGAAGGTGCCGCTGACATTGAACTCGAGAAGCTGCGGCCCGTTCTCACCGATGACGATGTCCGGGCGGGCCATCATCGAGCAGTACGCCGTCTCCGTGTTGTCCTGCCCGGACAGCAGCGGATAGTCGGCCGGGTCCGCGCCGAGCGCCTCGATACGGCCCGGCCAGCCGCCGTCGAGGGCGAGGACCGCCCGGCGTACCAGAGCGAGCAGCGTACGGGCGACGTCGAACAGCTCGTCGTAGGACTGCCGGGGCAGTACGAACGGCTGCGCCGGCACCCAGGGCCCCGGCAGCGACACGCTCAGCCCTGCCAGCTCCCCCCGCAGCAGCGCGGTCACCTCGGCCGGCGACGCCGTCCGCAGACTCGACGGTGCGGGCCTGCTCTCGTCACGGAACCAGGGGTGCGAGGTTCCCGTCCCCGCCGACGCGGTGCCGGTCATGACCGCCGTCCCCGGTGCGAGGCGGCGGGCCCCATGGCGCGGCTCACGACCGGGTGCAGCTCGGCGGTGTCCGCCGCCCGCTGCAGCCGCTGGGCGGGTATCGGCGAGAAGTCGGTCTCCGCGTACGACCCCGAACCGTGCACCAGCACTTCGGGCTCCGTCAGCAGCCCCCGGTCGACGGCCTCCATCACTCCCGTGAAGACCATGACGAGGGACCACTCGCGCACCGTGCGCGGATCGTGCGGGAGCTCGACGCCGGCCGGTCGCAGCATCTCGCGGATCTGCGGATAGCGGGCCAGGCACTCGTGCAGCGATACGACGACGCCCCCGCCGCCGTTCGCCTTGATCAGCGGCGTCATCACCCGGCTGGTCATGGGCGCTCGCGTGTAGAAGGTCGGGTCGATGACCTCCTCGGGATGGTGCGTGGTGCGCGGGAAGTGCGGGTCGGAGCTCTGGTGGTACAGCCCGGTGGAGGTCTCCAGGGTGAAGCGCGGCATCCGCTCCCGGGAGGCGTCGCCGTGCAGCAGATCCAGCACCATGTCGGGGGTGCTGAGGTGCTGTACGAGGAAGTAGCGCGGCGGCATGCGCTCTTCGCCGCCGCCGGTCAGTGAGGTGCCGTAGTGATGGCCGAGCAGACCGAAGGCGCTGGACACGGCGTGTGCGTGCACCCGTCCGTGGGCCGGCGGCGGGGGCATCAGCTCCGCCTCCATCAGTGCCCGAACGGTGTCCGCGGCCTGGTAGTTGGCGATGTCGAGGGTGTACCAGAGTGCGCTGCCGTAGCGCGTACGCAGCAGGTCGCCGTACTCGTCGTAGTAGGCGCGGGCGAGCTCCTTGACGCCCGCCGGGTCCGGGCCCGGGTAGGTCACGACGGGGTTGCGGCGGCGCAGTTCGGGGTCGGAGCTGAGCGGTGAGTCCCAGAGTTTGGCACGGGAGCGCTCCGGTACGACGCTCACGATCCGCAGCTGGTCCCGGTCCGCGAGCCCGGCCCGGTGGGCGCGCAGCACGGCGTCGCGCAGAGCGGTGGCCTTGTTGCCGGAGGACGGGGTGAGCAGGGTGACGGGCTCGCCGGTACGCCGGATGTACGCGACGGCCCTGGCCACCATCAGCAGCGAGCCGAAGGTCTTGGTGGTACGCGTGCCGGGGTTGCGGCGCAGATCCAGCAGCCGCATCCGGGTTTCGCGGTAGTCGGGCAGCCGGGCGACCGCGGCCTCGGAGGCTTCGAGGTAGCGCCGCACCGGGCCGTCGAGCGGCGGCAGCTCCGCACCGGGCGTGAAGTCGCCCGGCAGGGACCTGTGTTCGTGCATGGCCCGGACGGCCCGGCCCACCGTCTCCCAGTACCGGGACAGTGCGGGGACCACTGCCGTAGCGGCGTGCTGCATCTGGTCGGTTGTCTCGGTGCTGTTCATCTCCGGCTGACTCCTGACTCGTGAGGTAAGGGAAACGATGGGTCCGGCCCGGCGCCTGTCTTCGTCCCGTGCGGTCATGTCCAGTGCTGCCGGATCCGCCGGTACGCCTCGGTGAGCGGCAGGCCGGTCCGTGAGGCCGCGGCCCGGACCAGGCCGACCACCGCGGCGAGGAACGGTGTGCCGTCCGGCAGGACCCGGGGGTCGTGCTCGACACGGATGATCAGCGGCCCGTCCATGTCCTGGACCAGCCGGACGCGCAGCGGGAAGCGTGCGAACTGGTCGTCGGGCTCCATCCCGGCGGCCAGTTCCGGCGGACACGGGAGGATCTGGAGCCCTGCGGCGGTCAGCCGGCCAAGCGGCGGAAGGAAGTTGAAGACGGCGGTCCGGTTGCCCTCGGTGGCCGGTGTTTCCAGCTCCCGCAGCGACAGTCCGTGGAAGGGCGGCGCCGCGTCATTGGCGCGCACGAAGCCCTCGAGCCAGTCACCGAGTTCGTCGGTGTGCCGGTGCGGGGGCACGGTGACGGCGTGCTCGGCGAGTGGGCCCGGGACATTGAGCCAGTCGCGCCGGTGCCGGCCGTTGCGGAAGTAGTTGAAGGGCACGAACAGCGGATCGGCCTCATCGCTCCAGGCGGAGATGACCAGCTGGGTCACGGCCAGCAGCAGCCGGTGCCGATCGGCGCCCACGGCCGAGGAGAGCCGGTTGAGCGTGCGGACGTCCTCCTCGCCCAGTGCCGACTGGGCGGCGGCGTCGGTGCGGTACGGACCCGTCCCGCGGTCGACGGCTCCCGGGAAGTGCGGCCGCCGTCGCCCATCGGCCGCTCTGCCCAGAGCGTTCTCCCAGTGCGCCCGTGCGGCGGCGCGTTCGGCGGACGCCTCGTCGAACTGTCCGGCGAAGGCGTGGAATTCAGGAAGGGGAGCGGGAAGGGAGGTCCGCTGACCGGCCAGCACGGCGTACTGGTGCAGCAGTCGACGGACGATCAGGATCAGCGTGCGTCCGTCCGCGCAGGCGTGATCGAGAACGATCAGCAGCAGATGTTCGTCCGGTCCCGTCCTCGCCAGCCGAAAGCGGGCCGCCGGATCCTCCTGCAGATGGAACGACGCCTCGGCAGCCTCCCGCAGCGAAGCACGGATCACCTGCCGTGCCGGACCCGGCTCGATTTCCTCCAGGCGGGCCGGCGGACGCCCGAAGTCCGGCACCCAGCGCACCGCGCCGCGCTGGGAGCGCAGCCGCCCGCGCAGCACATCGACACTCTCCGTGACCTGCTTCACCGCGCGGACCAGCCGATCGGTGTCCAACCGGCCGCGCAGCAGCAGGAGTTCATGGACCGGCGGATAGCGGTGCGTCGTTGGATGTCCATCGGCCCCGTACTCCGCACGCAGCAGCATCTCGCGCTGGAGCCCGTACGGTTCGACGCCCCGCAGCGGGAGGGCTGCGCGCGTACGGCGCCGACGCTCCTCGGTATCCATCGGCTATCGCTCCTCGGCGGTGAGGGCGGCGACGGGCTCCCGCTCCGGCTCGCGCGCACTGCCGCTCAGCAGCCCGGGCGCGAGCATCAGTGCGGGACCTGCCATGACGATGGCGATCAGGGCGGCGAGACCCAGCTCGCCGAAGCCGGTCAGCGCTCCCGAAACCCAGACGCCGAGCACCAGGAAGGCATCGCAGAGCGGGATCAGGAGCGCGAAGTACCGGCCGGTCATCCTGGCGGCGAGGCGGCTCTGCACCTCGGCGTAGAAGACCACCGTGCCGACTGCCTCGAAGGCGCCCGCCAGCACCAGTACCGCGATCGCCGGGGCCGGATGGTCGAGCAGCGGCAGCAGCAGCCAGCAGATGCCCTCGACGACATTCACCGTCATATAGACGGCGCCCTGCCGGAAGCGGCCGAACGCGGCGGCGAGAAAACCGCCGAGCGAGGCCCCGAGGCCGATTCCGGCGGCGAGATATCCGAACATCCCGGGGACGTCGGAGTAGTGGTGCAGGGCGTACAGCGGAAGGAAGAGCTTGCTGACTCCGAAGCCGAACATGTACGTGAAGGAGGTGAGCGTCATCACCGCCAGGAAACGGTCCTTGGCGACGAGCCGCGTCAATTCCCGGACGTTGTCGACGAACATCCGGCGCAGCGTGACGGCCAGCAGCGCCGCGCGCCCCTGCTCCACGGGCGCGGCACGCACCTGATCGTCCGGCGGTACGGGTGCCGGCGCGGGCAGACCGATCAGCAGCAGGGCGGCGATCAGGGCGAACGCGGCGTCCGCGAGGAACAGCAGCGAATACCCGAAGGGCACCAGCATCCCGGCGACCGCTGGACCGATCAGATTCGGCAGCCGTTGCGCCGACACCAGCATGGCGTTCCCGCGCAGCTCGGAGCCGGCCGGGACGGCGACCGCGCGTAGCGACATCCGGGCCGGCACCCCGAAGGCGTAGGCGATTCCGGAGGCGAAGGCGAGCACCTGGATCTGCCACAGTTCGCTCGCGGCAGGCACCAGGGGGATCACCAGGGCCCCGCCCAGGGCGCCTCCCATCGCGTACCGGCGCGGGTCCCCGCGGTCGACGAGGTCTCCGACCACCGCCCCGAACAGCACATTCGGCAGCAGTTCCAGGGCGAGCGTGAGCGCTGCCAGCAGCCCGGAGCCGTACCGCTGGAGCACCAGCAGGGGCAGTCCGACCGCCGTCATGGTGGCGCCGAGCCGCAGGGCGAACAGGGACAGTGCCAGTCGGAGAAGCGGCCGGTTCCGCGGTGAATCACGCATAGCGGCGCTCCTGGTGAACGATGCGGACGGCCGCCGCACGGTGAACGATGCCGGCGGCCGCTGCACGCTAGCCGGGCGCTCTTGAGAGCAACTGGAGCCGATGCGGTCCGACACCGGGAATCGCTCCCCGAGCGGGACTTGAGCGCGTCGCGATTACCGCTGGAGACCTTCGGCTCTTGCCGGTTCCGTCGGCCCCGCCGACACCCCTGTGCCGCGAGGAGACAGCTCGATGAGCCATCCGTCCATGCCAGTTCTGGAGTCGTTCACCCGCACCTGGCCCAACCTCGAAGCCGCGCACGAGAAGGCGATGAGGTCCGCAACGGCGCTGCTGACCTGCCGTGACGAGCTGCTTTCGGTACTGACCCGGGTGGCCACCTACAGCAGTGCCCGCGATGAACTCCTGCGTTCCGTGGGGGCGTTGACGGGAGCACCCTGGGAGCTGGCCCGTAGCTGCCCGCCGCAGCTGTCGCGGCTCTCGGTGTTCCTGCCGTCGAACAATATCCTCTACTCCTATGCGCTGTTCGGCCTGATCCCCGCGCTCTACTGCGACGAGGTGATCATCCGCCCCTCGGCCCGTGTCCGGGACACCGCATACGCCGTGCACAAGCTGATCAGCAGCCGTCTCGACCCGGATCACGCCCAGCGGATCAAGATGGCCGACGTCTCCCAGCGGCAGTTCAAGCCGATCTGCTCGGAGTCCGACGCGGTGGTCTTCACCGGCCAGCCCGCCAATGCCCACAACGTGATGAAGTCCGTCGGCGACCGGCCGCTCTTCCTCGTCATGGGCTCAGGGCCCAACCCTCTGATCGTCGGCCCCCGCACGGAGCCCGGCGCCGCCTGCCGTGCCATCCTGCGCGCCCGGCTGTACAACTCCGGTCAGGACTGCCTGTGCCCGGACGTCATCTTCGTCCACCGGCTGCGGCTCGACGCGATCGTCGAGCAGCTGCGCGCCGAGTTGTCCGTGCTCACCGTAGGAGCGCGCGCCTGGCCCGACACCGTACTGACCCCGCTGGTCTACGAGGACGCCGCGGAAGGCGCGGCGGAGTTCCTCACCCTGAACGCCGACCATCTGGTCAGTGGCGGCGAGGTGGACCTGGAGCGGATGCTGGTCGAGCCGTCGCTGCTGGTGTTCCCCGAAGGCGTGGACTTCCACCCGCCGGAGCTCTTCTCGCCGGTCTTCTGCATCGTGCCGTACGAGGACCCGGAGATGCTCCGCGAGTGGGCCCGCAGCCCCGAGGAGCTGGAGCGGGGCATGTACGTCTCGGCGCTGGGCGAGCCGCGGCTGACGGGAGAGACCCTGGGCACCGGTGTCATCAGCCGCAACGCCACCACCCTGGACGCCGAGGACGGCAACCAGCCGTTCGGCGGGTACGGCGTGCACGCCAGCAGCGTCCGCCGCGACGGGCGGCTGATCGGCCGGCCGCTGCTGCTGTCCGCGGAGGCCGGGCTGCGGCAGTCGGTCATCACGGGACCGCTGCGATGAGCGTCGCGACCCGGGCGTACGGCACCGACCCTCCCGGCACGGACTGCCCGTCCGCCCACCGTCCCGGCGCGGCCGGTGACGGCACGGACGGTCCCGGCACCGGGGTGCGGGCGGGGTTCGCGCGGACGCTTGTCGCCGGCGTGGGCCGGCCGGGTCCCGGGACCGTACAGCTGGTCACCCGAGTCCTCGGCGCCCTGGTCGCCGATGCGGAACCCCCTGGGCACGCGCCCATCGTGCTCGCCGCGACCGACCACTGCCTGCGTGCCGTCGCCGAGTTCGTCGCCACGTGCGAGGACACGACGCGGCGGCTGCGCCCGTCGGTGTCGCTGGCCCTGGAGCCCTCCCTGCTGCTCGGCCGCTTCACCGTCGAGCAGGAGTGGGCGGCGCCGTGCTACGCGCTGGTGACGCCCGGCGGCGCGGGCGCAGCCGCCCTGCGCTGGGCGACGGCCGCCGTCCGCGGCGGCACCGTGCCCGCTGCCGTGGTCTGCGAGGTCGTGCACGGTCAACGGGCGGGCGAGGAGACCGTGCTGGCCGTAGCCGCGCTCATCGGACCTGGCGGCGCCCCCACCGCCGGGGTGCGTGCTCTCGACCCCGACCGTGACATGCCCGCCGGACTTGACAGCGTGCTGCTGCGCGCGGCCCGCGGGGAGGTGGCCGGGACATGAGCGGCGTCCCCGCCGCCTGGCAGCAGGCGGCCGACTGCCTCGCCGACGCGGGCTGCGAGACCGTCTTCGGACTGCCCACCGACGAACCCGGGCTGCTGGACGCGGCCGACGCGCACCCCGAACTGCGGGCCGTGGGCGTACGTGCCCACCGCGCCGGAGCCTGCATGGCGATCGGCCATGCCCTGGTCACCGGCCGGCCCGTGGTGCTGGCCCTCGGCGCGGGACCGCCCTTCGGCGACGCCGTCAGCGCCCTCGTCGAAGCCGACTCGGTGTGTGCGCCGGTCGTCGTCGTGACCACCCGCATCCCCGCCGACGGGCTGGGCCGCGGCGGCTTCCAGGATGTCGACCAGGTGGCGCTGGCCGCCGCGTTCACCACAACCTATCTGCGGGTTCAGGACCCGGGGGCACTGACATGGGCGCTGCGCAGGGCCGTCCACATGTCGCTCAACGGGCGGCCCGGGGTCACGGTGGTCGAGGTCGCCCACGAGGTGACCGAGGCCGCGATCCCCGCCGGTGCGCCGTCGGGCAACGGGCCCGTGCGCCGGCTGCTCTCCGTACCGGAGGAGTCCGAACTGCGGCGGGCCGCCGCGATCCTGGCCGGTGCCGAACGCCCGCTGCTGCTCCTCGGCGGCGGCGCCCGCGCGTCCGGCGCGGGCCCCGCCGCCCTCGCGCTCGCCGAACGCTGGGGAGCCCCGGTGATGACCACGGCAGCAGGGCGCGGCACCGTACCGGAGGACCATCCGCTGGTCTGCGGCTCGGTCGGCCTGTACGCGACACCGCCGCTGGACACCGTCCAGTGCGGCGCCGACACGGTCCTCGCCGTGGGCAGCCGGCTCGAGGAGACCGCCCGCATGGGCTGGGACACCCTGGAGTCGGTCCGTCTTGTGCAGATCGACTGCGACCCGGCGGCGTTCGGCGGGGGAGTGGTGGAGCCCGCCGCAGCGCTGCTCGGCGACGGGGCTGCCACCGTGAGCAGGCTCGCCGCGCTGCTGCCGGAGCGGAGCCGGGAGGCCGCCGACTGGCTGGAGACCGCGGCACACGCCCGCCGTACGGCCTGCTTGAGCTGGACCGCCGAGGGCGACCGGGCCGGCTCGCCCGCCCGTACCGCGCTGCACGCACTCGCCGAGATCTTCCCGGACGCCACCACCGTCCATGACAACGGCATGAACGACATCTGGTCCTACCACTGGCCGGTCCACCGGGTCGGGCCGGGCGCGCGGACCGTGGTCCCCGGCGAGCAGACGATGCTCGGCTTCGGCACCGCCGCAGCGCCTGGCGTCGCCCTCGCTTCCGAAGGCCGCCCCACCGTCGTGGTGTGCGGCGACGGCGGGGTCGAGATGGGCCTGGACGCCCTGCCCACCGCGGCCGAACTCGGCCTCGGACTCGTCCTGCTGGTCTTCGACAACCAGGGCTACGGCTGGCCCCGGCTGCTGCGCCACGGACTGGCCGCGCCCACCGGACTGACCCGGTTCGCCCGGCCGCTCCCCGTGGACGACGTGGTACGCGGCCTCGGCGGGCAGGCCGAGTCGCCGGACGGTGCCGACGCCGTCCCGGCCGCCCTCCGCCGGGCGCGGGAGACCGCCGAATCGGGCCGCATCGCTCTCGTACGGATCACGGTGCCCGACGACGATGTGCCGCCGGGCATCAGGCGGCTGTTCCTGACGGGCGGAGACGGCGCGGGGGACGAGACATGAACGCGGCTCCCGGCGCCCTGGTCATAGACGGGGACCTCATCACTCCCACCGCCCTGCGCACCGCGGTCGAGCGGACCGTCGCCGCGCTCGACCGTGACATCGGGCCCGGCCGCCCCTCCCTCGCCGTCGGCGTCGACG
The Streptomyces lunaelactis genome window above contains:
- a CDS encoding AfsR/SARP family transcriptional regulator; this encodes MRVEVLGSLRGEAVGVSLLPSASKPRQILALLALNAQHIVPVPVLMEELWGAGPPRSAPTTLQTYILQLRRRLRSAIPETAGVWDKNVLVTRHGGYLLDADPADVDALEFDRLTGAGHTAYEVGDMASASGQLTAALKLWRGPALADVPHGRHLGIEVTRLQESRLGALERRIGADLRLGRHREVLGELSALCEHHPLHESLRAQQMLAYCADGRSSDALISYKRLRETLVEELGLEPSPRIQRLHQAILRGEEAMDVWSGPGRPGGAGALTG
- a CDS encoding thioesterase II family protein, whose amino-acid sequence is MNQYLAVAPGISELPDPALRLFCFHHAGAGALAFARWRPRFPRDVQVLPVRLPGRETRLREPRITDSAQLLAELDANLGPLLDVPHAFYGHSLGALVAYRFALHRTRAGHRPPVLVGVGACAAPHLPTPLVEQADLPDDRLLAALARYGTLPPYLFERPKWLGILLSTMRDDLQLARSLREGSGGALSTPLHAFAGSEDMVATVPTVAAWSRYTSAAFDLRTVAGGHFFVRGADLPTLLAAQLRLVATPRPIA
- a CDS encoding AfsR/SARP family transcriptional regulator: MDISVLGPCRVVQSGVSVVPTAVKPRKVLALLAMHPDQVVSVGSLVEELWGEAPPRSVQTTLQTYILQLRNLIATAIGGACRPELPNGAKSILVTESGGYLLDTQGGVVDVCEYERLAGTGHRALESGNCPVASESFRGALALWRGPALVDVQCGALLEIEATRLEESRLSILNQRIEADLRLGRHHELVGELSGLSAQHPMHEDTQGQLMLALYRSGRRSNALEVYQRLRTVLSIELGLDPSPRLQHLQRAMLESSLELEIQSELARVGAGVGAGVGRGLRAR
- a CDS encoding potassium transporter TrkA, which translates into the protein MIRRHEPPTLVVIGTGSLARAVCVTLARTPAAQGPGQVHVLGRDSGRASSVCYLARAEAALCRVPRRFVPGELDSDDGLLRERLAAIRPGTVLVCASWHSPWERDRTPSAWTRVLDRCGFAATLPLQAAVALRVGRALQQAAPQAQLVNACYPDAVNPLLHRLGLPVVCGVGNGTLITASVETALGPAARRGLRVLAHHRHLHRPDHPDDEARVWLGNHELGGVGQLLAPQRGVPREALNPVTAHTVARLLTALHGGPELRTAVPGPQGLPGGYPARVTRRRVDLDLPYGLSLADAVGYNERLTSAEGVRIDRAGDVHFAPSVREALRPHLPQLCEGFRGSDTQWAAARMWQSAQVLRRREDPADAVHARGAGGRATGA
- a CDS encoding DUF6002 family protein — encoded protein: MNSTETTDQMQHAATAVVPALSRYWETVGRAVRAMHEHRSLPGDFTPGAELPPLDGPVRRYLEASEAAVARLPDYRETRMRLLDLRRNPGTRTTKTFGSLLMVARAVAYIRRTGEPVTLLTPSSGNKATALRDAVLRAHRAGLADRDQLRIVSVVPERSRAKLWDSPLSSDPELRRRNPVVTYPGPDPAGVKELARAYYDEYGDLLRTRYGSALWYTLDIANYQAADTVRALMEAELMPPPPAHGRVHAHAVSSAFGLLGHHYGTSLTGGGEERMPPRYFLVQHLSTPDMVLDLLHGDASRERMPRFTLETSTGLYHQSSDPHFPRTTHHPEEVIDPTFYTRAPMTSRVMTPLIKANGGGGVVVSLHECLARYPQIREMLRPAGVELPHDPRTVREWSLVMVFTGVMEAVDRGLLTEPEVLVHGSGSYAETDFSPIPAQRLQRAADTAELHPVVSRAMGPAASHRGRRS
- a CDS encoding condensation domain-containing protein, encoding MDTEERRRRTRAALPLRGVEPYGLQREMLLRAEYGADGHPTTHRYPPVHELLLLRGRLDTDRLVRAVKQVTESVDVLRGRLRSQRGAVRWVPDFGRPPARLEEIEPGPARQVIRASLREAAEASFHLQEDPAARFRLARTGPDEHLLLIVLDHACADGRTLILIVRRLLHQYAVLAGQRTSLPAPLPEFHAFAGQFDEASAERAAARAHWENALGRAADGRRRPHFPGAVDRGTGPYRTDAAAQSALGEEDVRTLNRLSSAVGADRHRLLLAVTQLVISAWSDEADPLFVPFNYFRNGRHRRDWLNVPGPLAEHAVTVPPHRHTDELGDWLEGFVRANDAAPPFHGLSLRELETPATEGNRTAVFNFLPPLGRLTAAGLQILPCPPELAAGMEPDDQFARFPLRVRLVQDMDGPLIIRVEHDPRVLPDGTPFLAAVVGLVRAAASRTGLPLTEAYRRIRQHWT
- a CDS encoding MFS transporter, with amino-acid sequence MRDSPRNRPLLRLALSLFALRLGATMTAVGLPLLVLQRYGSGLLAALTLALELLPNVLFGAVVGDLVDRGDPRRYAMGGALGGALVIPLVPAASELWQIQVLAFASGIAYAFGVPARMSLRAVAVPAGSELRGNAMLVSAQRLPNLIGPAVAGMLVPFGYSLLFLADAAFALIAALLLIGLPAPAPVPPDDQVRAAPVEQGRAALLAVTLRRMFVDNVRELTRLVAKDRFLAVMTLTSFTYMFGFGVSKLFLPLYALHHYSDVPGMFGYLAAGIGLGASLGGFLAAAFGRFRQGAVYMTVNVVEGICWLLLPLLDHPAPAIAVLVLAGAFEAVGTVVFYAEVQSRLAARMTGRYFALLIPLCDAFLVLGVWVSGALTGFGELGLAALIAIVMAGPALMLAPGLLSGSAREPEREPVAALTAEER